The following proteins are encoded in a genomic region of Haloarcula marina:
- a CDS encoding response regulator yields the protein MGDEVGGATDRRSQRARSDEAVRVLLVDDEPDIADVTSLHLEKRRDRFDVTVVESGAEALETVAEDDVDCVVSDYEMPGMDGLALLRSVQDADPTIPFILYTGRGSEEIASDAISAGVTDYLQKRTTSEQYDVLANRIDNAVARRRSEQAREETELRYRTLVEASPHAILVHYGEDVVYANQRTVELLGVDAPTDIYRADALIYVHPDDRERVGARMAEAVSGQGDTGWLSWRLVRRDGEQRRVESRGTPVVYDGNPAAQVVIRDVTDQYRRERRLEALNEATRDLLTADSRTAVARTAVGVVSDVLDEPLAAVFDYVDGELRTLVATEAATDRVAISREATQSVRLGPETVEMTAFREGNPRVVDDYATRDDSPTDAFETVFLFPLGDHGLLSVASVEPDAFDGSDRDLLEIVGQSVVAAFDRLTEA from the coding sequence ATGGGTGACGAGGTAGGTGGGGCCACCGACCGTCGGAGTCAGCGCGCGCGGTCCGACGAGGCGGTCCGTGTGCTCCTGGTCGACGACGAACCGGACATCGCGGACGTGACGTCGCTACACCTCGAAAAGCGGCGCGACCGGTTCGACGTGACAGTCGTCGAGAGCGGGGCCGAGGCGCTGGAAACCGTTGCCGAGGACGACGTGGACTGCGTGGTCAGCGACTACGAGATGCCCGGCATGGACGGGTTGGCGCTGCTCCGGTCGGTGCAGGACGCCGACCCGACGATTCCGTTCATCCTCTACACCGGACGCGGGAGCGAGGAGATAGCCAGCGACGCCATCTCTGCTGGCGTCACCGACTACCTCCAGAAGCGGACGACCAGCGAGCAGTACGACGTGCTCGCGAACCGCATCGACAACGCCGTCGCTCGTCGTCGCTCGGAGCAGGCCCGCGAGGAGACGGAACTCCGGTATCGGACGCTGGTCGAGGCGTCCCCGCACGCGATTCTCGTCCACTACGGCGAGGACGTGGTGTACGCGAATCAGCGCACGGTCGAACTCCTCGGCGTCGACGCCCCGACGGACATCTACCGGGCCGACGCGCTGATCTACGTCCACCCCGACGACCGCGAGCGCGTCGGTGCCCGGATGGCTGAGGCAGTCTCGGGTCAGGGCGACACCGGGTGGCTGAGTTGGCGACTTGTCCGGCGGGACGGCGAGCAACGCCGGGTCGAGAGTCGCGGGACGCCGGTCGTCTACGACGGCAATCCCGCGGCGCAGGTCGTCATCAGGGACGTGACCGACCAGTACCGACGCGAACGCCGACTGGAAGCGCTCAACGAGGCGACCCGCGACCTGTTGACCGCGGATTCGAGGACGGCCGTCGCCCGAACTGCGGTGGGTGTCGTCTCGGACGTCTTGGACGAACCGCTCGCCGCCGTCTTCGACTACGTCGACGGCGAACTCCGCACGCTCGTGGCCACGGAGGCGGCGACCGACCGAGTCGCCATCTCCCGCGAGGCGACCCAATCGGTCAGGCTCGGCCCCGAAACCGTCGAGATGACGGCGTTTCGGGAGGGGAATCCACGGGTCGTCGACGACTACGCGACCCGTGACGACTCGCCAACCGACGCCTTCGAGACGGTGTTCCTCTTTCCGCTCGGCGACCACGGCCTCCTGTCGGTGGCGTCGGTCGAACCCGACGCCTTCGACGGCAGTGACCGGGACCTCTTGGAAATCGTCGGCCAGTCGGTCGTCGCCGCGTTCGACCGCCTCACCGAGGCGTGA
- a CDS encoding ATP-dependent DNA helicase: MDVADLPGVPDWLPDHLRADGIEELYPPQAEAVDVGVTEGQNLVAAIPTASGKTLVAELAMLSAVARGGKALYIVPLRALASEKQAEFEQFEQYGLDVGVSTGNYESDGGWLGDTDIIVATSEKVDSLVRNDAPWLEDLTCVVSDEVHLVDDGNRGPTLEVTLAKLRRLNPDLQTVALSATIGNAGELAAWLDAELVDSDWRPIELRKGVHYGQALHLEDGEQRRLAVQNNEKPTAAVVRDTLGDDGSTLVFVNSRRNAEAAAGRLGSTVRPHLTGEERAQLADVADEIRDVSDTETSDDLADAVADGAAFHHAGLARGHRELVEEAFRDRLVKVVCATPTLAAGVNTPSRRVVVRDWRRYDGTAGGMQPLSVLEVHQMMGRAGRPGLDPYGEAVLVANSHDELDELFERYVWADPEPVRSKLAAEPAMRTHILATVASGFARSRSGLLEFLEETLYASQTDETGRLERVVDNMLTYLERNGFLEIDGGELDATSLGHTVSSLYLDPMSAAEIIDGLRDWQRSATAAGADATEQTGGGFTTASELAEQQAESADGDADPDDISALGLYHLVSRTPDMYQLYLRSGDREEYEMELYEREDELLGPTPSEFEDERFEDWLSALKTARLLEDWAEEVDEETITERYGVGPGDIRGKVETAEWLLGAAESLASEVDSGAARAVSEARIRVEHGVREELVDLAGVRGVGRKRARRLYEAGITDRAELRDAAKPVVLAALRGRRKTAENVLENAGHRDPSMEGVEPDPDVDVADDDPRDGAEDDAGDDQASLGDF; the protein is encoded by the coding sequence ATGGACGTTGCGGACCTGCCGGGCGTGCCCGATTGGCTGCCCGACCACCTACGCGCTGACGGCATCGAAGAACTGTATCCGCCACAGGCCGAAGCCGTCGACGTGGGGGTCACCGAGGGCCAGAACCTCGTCGCGGCCATCCCCACCGCCAGCGGCAAGACGCTCGTGGCCGAGTTAGCGATGCTATCTGCCGTCGCCCGCGGCGGAAAAGCCCTCTACATCGTCCCCCTGCGGGCGCTGGCCAGCGAGAAGCAGGCCGAGTTCGAGCAGTTCGAGCAGTACGGCCTCGACGTGGGCGTCTCGACCGGGAACTACGAGTCCGACGGCGGGTGGCTGGGCGATACGGACATCATCGTCGCCACGAGCGAGAAGGTCGACTCGCTGGTGCGCAACGACGCGCCGTGGCTCGAAGACCTGACCTGCGTCGTCAGCGACGAGGTCCACCTCGTCGACGACGGAAACCGCGGGCCGACGCTCGAAGTGACGCTGGCGAAACTCCGCCGTCTCAACCCGGACCTCCAGACGGTGGCGCTGTCGGCGACCATCGGCAACGCCGGGGAACTGGCGGCGTGGCTGGACGCCGAACTCGTCGATTCGGACTGGCGACCCATCGAGTTGCGAAAGGGGGTCCACTACGGGCAGGCCCTCCACTTAGAGGATGGCGAACAGCGACGCCTCGCGGTCCAGAACAACGAGAAACCGACCGCCGCCGTCGTCCGCGATACGCTGGGCGACGACGGGTCGACGCTCGTGTTCGTCAACTCGCGCCGGAACGCCGAGGCCGCCGCGGGCCGCCTCGGAAGCACGGTTCGCCCGCACCTCACGGGCGAGGAACGGGCGCAACTGGCGGACGTGGCCGACGAGATTCGGGACGTGAGCGACACGGAGACGAGCGACGACCTCGCCGACGCCGTCGCCGACGGCGCGGCGTTCCACCACGCCGGACTGGCGCGAGGCCACCGCGAACTCGTCGAGGAGGCTTTCCGTGACCGTCTGGTGAAAGTCGTCTGCGCGACGCCGACGCTGGCCGCCGGGGTCAACACCCCCTCGCGCCGCGTCGTCGTCCGCGACTGGCGGCGCTACGACGGCACTGCCGGCGGGATGCAACCCCTCTCCGTCCTCGAAGTCCACCAGATGATGGGGCGGGCCGGACGACCGGGATTGGACCCCTACGGCGAGGCCGTCCTCGTCGCCAACAGCCACGACGAACTCGACGAACTGTTCGAGCGGTACGTCTGGGCCGACCCCGAACCGGTCCGGTCGAAACTCGCCGCCGAACCGGCGATGCGGACCCACATCCTCGCCACCGTCGCCTCCGGGTTCGCCCGGTCGCGGTCCGGCCTGCTGGAGTTCCTCGAAGAGACGCTGTACGCGAGTCAGACCGACGAGACCGGCCGACTGGAGCGTGTCGTCGACAATATGCTGACGTACCTCGAACGGAACGGCTTTCTGGAAATCGACGGCGGCGAACTCGACGCCACCTCGCTGGGCCACACCGTCTCCAGCCTCTACCTCGACCCGATGAGCGCCGCGGAAATCATCGACGGCCTGCGGGACTGGCAGCGGTCGGCGACCGCCGCAGGCGCAGACGCGACGGAGCAGACGGGGGGCGGCTTCACCACCGCGAGCGAACTGGCCGAGCAACAGGCAGAGAGCGCCGACGGCGACGCGGACCCCGACGACATCTCGGCGCTCGGCCTCTATCACCTCGTCTCGCGCACGCCGGACATGTACCAGTTGTACCTCCGCTCGGGCGACCGCGAGGAGTACGAGATGGAACTGTACGAACGCGAGGACGAACTGCTCGGACCGACCCCCTCCGAGTTCGAGGACGAACGATTCGAGGACTGGCTCTCGGCGCTGAAGACCGCGCGACTGCTCGAAGACTGGGCCGAGGAGGTCGACGAGGAGACGATTACCGAGCGCTACGGCGTCGGTCCGGGCGACATCCGCGGGAAAGTCGAGACAGCCGAGTGGTTGCTCGGGGCCGCGGAGTCGCTGGCGAGCGAAGTCGATTCGGGGGCCGCCCGCGCCGTCAGCGAGGCCCGCATCCGCGTCGAACACGGGGTGCGGGAGGAACTGGTCGACCTCGCCGGGGTCCGCGGCGTCGGCCGAAAGCGCGCCCGCCGCCTGTACGAGGCGGGCATCACCGACCGCGCGGAACTGCGCGACGCGGCCAAGCCCGTCGTGTTGGCGGCGCTCCGCGGCCGCCGGAAGACCGCCGAGAACGTCCTCGAAAACGCCGGGCACCGCGACCCCTCGATGGAGGGCGTCGAACCGGACCCCGACGTCGACGTGGCCGACGACGACCCGCGGGACGGGGCCGAAGACGACGCGGGCGACGACCAAGCCAGTCTGGGGGACTTCTGA
- the cgi121 gene encoding KEOPS complex subunit Cgi121, whose product MRVVEGRADIADVPDFVAHLDDLGERHGATVQAFDARYVVDRAHLERAVELARRARDRDDTIAEDFGVEILLYAAGRRQINRALTMGVGEGDCPVVAVVVGGDEAAAAAALRDLLSPAETLGEYDPERVRSFFSVTDTELDATEGTLADAVRERVALLPVEK is encoded by the coding sequence ATGCGGGTGGTCGAAGGCCGCGCGGACATCGCGGACGTGCCCGATTTCGTCGCCCACCTCGACGACCTCGGCGAACGACACGGCGCGACGGTACAGGCGTTCGACGCCCGCTACGTCGTCGACCGGGCGCACCTCGAACGGGCCGTCGAACTCGCTCGGCGGGCGCGCGACCGGGACGACACCATCGCCGAGGACTTCGGCGTCGAAATTCTGCTGTACGCGGCCGGTCGCCGCCAGATCAACCGCGCGCTGACGATGGGCGTCGGCGAGGGCGACTGTCCGGTCGTCGCCGTGGTCGTCGGGGGAGACGAGGCCGCGGCCGCCGCCGCCCTCCGCGACCTGCTCAGCCCCGCCGAGACGCTCGGTGAGTACGACCCAGAGCGCGTCCGGTCGTTCTTCTCGGTGACCGACACCGAACTCGACGCGACCGAGGGGACGCTGGCCGACGCCGTCCGCGAACGGGTGGCGTTACTGCCCGTCGAGAAGTAG
- a CDS encoding NADH:flavin oxidoreductase produces MTDLTDPVSIGGVEVPNRLYRAPVLECAGTDERTADILADELEPTAESGVGLVFQGASIVTPEGGCAAPNMTRVHDPAFVAGLERVTEAIHAHEGKVFIQLAHGGLRSMSTWHAEYRQRNPEERQLAVSRPPWQLRALDRAGLVSLSPRVLSTDEVYDLAEQFGRCAGYAVDAGYDGIHLSAANMSLIQQFLSPFYNRRDDEFGDGPTDPPGSGGVRFLEAIHDAIREYAGDVPLVTKVPAETVAPGFVRRHLSFADGVRIAARLDEVGYDALVPVEVSTFWDMSIVRGAFPDRAWAASDLQSAYAAVFGGRLRARAVELLNRMQARRFDHEPGWNADFCRAVRNRVDVPVLLEGGLKTRAHCDRYLGEDGAANLVGMARPFYAEPRLGTRLLTGHDALCERCNNCTIPQVAGKPGRCRTPSVVRARGRLEAEGAYERNISDGDGTDGERRE; encoded by the coding sequence GTGACCGACCTCACCGACCCCGTATCAATCGGCGGCGTCGAGGTGCCGAACCGACTCTATCGCGCGCCGGTACTGGAGTGTGCGGGAACCGACGAGCGGACGGCAGATATTCTCGCCGACGAACTCGAACCGACCGCCGAGTCCGGCGTCGGCCTCGTCTTTCAAGGCGCCAGCATCGTCACGCCCGAGGGCGGGTGTGCCGCCCCGAACATGACGCGCGTCCACGACCCCGCGTTCGTCGCCGGACTCGAACGCGTGACCGAGGCAATTCATGCACACGAAGGTAAGGTATTCATCCAACTCGCCCACGGGGGACTTCGGAGCATGTCGACGTGGCACGCCGAGTACCGACAGCGAAACCCCGAGGAGCGCCAACTGGCCGTCTCGCGCCCGCCGTGGCAGTTGCGGGCGCTGGACCGTGCGGGACTCGTCTCGCTGTCGCCGCGCGTCCTCTCCACAGACGAGGTGTACGACCTCGCAGAGCAGTTCGGTCGGTGTGCGGGGTACGCCGTCGACGCCGGATACGACGGCATCCACCTCTCTGCGGCCAACATGAGCCTGATACAGCAGTTCCTCTCGCCGTTCTACAACCGCCGGGACGACGAGTTCGGCGACGGGCCGACGGACCCGCCCGGCAGCGGCGGCGTTCGCTTCCTCGAAGCGATTCACGACGCGATTCGAGAGTACGCCGGAGACGTACCGCTCGTGACGAAGGTTCCCGCGGAGACTGTCGCCCCTGGATTCGTTCGTAGGCATCTTTCGTTCGCCGACGGCGTCCGCATCGCCGCGCGACTCGACGAGGTCGGGTACGACGCGCTCGTTCCGGTCGAAGTCTCGACGTTCTGGGACATGAGTATCGTCCGCGGCGCCTTCCCCGACCGCGCGTGGGCGGCGAGCGACCTTCAGTCGGCGTACGCCGCCGTATTCGGCGGCCGGTTGCGGGCGCGTGCGGTCGAACTCCTGAACCGGATGCAAGCCCGGCGATTCGACCACGAACCCGGCTGGAACGCCGATTTCTGTCGGGCCGTCCGGAACCGCGTCGACGTGCCCGTCCTGCTGGAGGGCGGACTGAAGACGCGAGCGCACTGCGACCGTTATCTGGGCGAGGACGGCGCGGCAAACCTGGTCGGGATGGCCCGGCCGTTCTACGCGGAACCGCGCCTCGGGACCCGTCTGCTGACCGGCCACGACGCCCTCTGTGAGCGCTGTAACAACTGCACGATTCCGCAGGTCGCGGGGAAACCGGGACGGTGTCGAACGCCGTCGGTCGTCCGGGCCCGCGGACGGCTCGAAGCCGAAGGTGCCTACGAGAGAAATATATCCGACGGCGATGGTACCGACGGCGAGCGTCGGGAGTGA
- a CDS encoding alpha/beta fold hydrolase, which produces MTAEISSERVEVTVDGDDVDLHYRTGGEGPPMVFLHGIGLDAATVSWRYALPALAEKRTVYAPDLPGHGESDKPDRAYTTDYYLDALEAFLDAVSVTEPAIAGLSMGGALALGHALDRGGVERLVLVDSYGLGADAYWRTAASGVFQTPVLGNMLWQGVSASKPAIRTGLRSMGASEPPQQLVDDVDAVVDRRTVRAMRRWQRSEFQRTGFETDYSGRLGEIAAPTLLVHGNDDPLLPRSWSKRAASTLADSQLEILENCGHCPPRERPERFNRLVRSFC; this is translated from the coding sequence ATGACTGCCGAGATATCGTCGGAGCGCGTCGAAGTGACGGTCGACGGCGACGACGTAGATCTGCACTACCGAACCGGCGGCGAGGGGCCGCCGATGGTGTTTCTGCACGGTATCGGACTGGACGCCGCGACGGTGTCGTGGCGGTACGCGCTCCCGGCCTTGGCGGAGAAGCGGACCGTCTACGCGCCGGATTTGCCGGGTCACGGCGAGAGCGACAAACCAGACCGGGCGTACACGACCGACTACTACCTCGACGCCCTCGAGGCCTTCCTCGACGCCGTCTCGGTCACCGAACCGGCGATAGCGGGCCTCTCGATGGGCGGTGCGCTGGCGCTCGGCCACGCCCTCGACCGCGGTGGTGTCGAACGCCTGGTCCTCGTCGACAGTTACGGCCTCGGGGCCGACGCCTACTGGCGGACCGCCGCGAGCGGCGTCTTCCAGACCCCGGTGCTCGGGAACATGCTCTGGCAAGGCGTGAGCGCCTCGAAACCCGCCATCAGGACCGGACTGCGAAGCATGGGAGCCTCGGAACCGCCACAGCAACTGGTCGACGACGTGGACGCGGTCGTCGACCGACGGACCGTCCGTGCGATGCGTCGCTGGCAGCGCAGCGAGTTCCAGCGGACCGGATTCGAGACGGACTACTCCGGCCGTCTCGGGGAGATAGCGGCCCCGACGCTACTGGTCCACGGCAACGACGACCCGCTGTTGCCCCGGTCGTGGTCGAAGCGCGCGGCGTCGACACTCGCCGATAGCCAGTTGGAGATTTTGGAAAACTGCGGTCACTGTCCGCCACGGGAGCGTCCGGAGCGATTCAATCGCCTCGTTCGGTCGTTCTGTTAG
- a CDS encoding MaoC family dehydratase, producing the protein MFNSVVAANRAAFAAFGVQQDEETSSPAERIEPDEDLPEWHVTISEDHPDRLGVGDRIEFTKTISENDIRQFAAASGDTNPLHLDEEFAEQTRFRGRIAHGTLVGSLISAALARLPGLTIYLSQDLEFHNPVRIDDRLTAECEIVEDLGDAQYRLTTRVRTEEDVVIDGEAVVLIDDLPN; encoded by the coding sequence ATGTTCAACAGCGTCGTCGCCGCGAACCGGGCGGCGTTCGCCGCGTTCGGGGTCCAACAGGACGAGGAGACATCGTCCCCGGCGGAGCGAATCGAACCCGACGAGGACCTGCCCGAGTGGCACGTCACAATCTCCGAGGACCACCCCGACCGCCTCGGCGTCGGTGACCGCATCGAGTTCACGAAGACCATCTCCGAGAACGATATCCGGCAGTTCGCCGCCGCCAGCGGCGACACGAACCCGCTCCACTTAGACGAGGAGTTCGCGGAGCAGACCCGATTCCGTGGCCGCATCGCACACGGGACACTGGTCGGGAGCCTCATCAGCGCCGCACTCGCGCGCCTTCCGGGACTCACAATCTACCTCTCGCAGGACTTGGAGTTCCACAACCCGGTCCGCATCGACGACCGACTCACCGCCGAATGTGAAATCGTCGAGGACCTGGGCGACGCCCAGTATCGTCTCACCACGCGCGTACGCACAGAGGAAGACGTCGTCATCGACGGCGAAGCCGTCGTCCTCATCGACGACCTGCCGAACTAA
- a CDS encoding AbrB/MazE/SpoVT family DNA-binding domain-containing protein encodes MAEEEDGLMWPPMFKGMQQASENAMEQQQQLMKQLFASGGMPSFDMNQLGAMSQMATFKTRVQSGGRISIPDAEREALGIEEGDIVQTVVLPVKSNKE; translated from the coding sequence ATGGCCGAAGAGGAGGACGGACTGATGTGGCCCCCGATGTTCAAGGGGATGCAGCAGGCGAGCGAGAACGCGATGGAGCAGCAACAGCAGCTGATGAAGCAGTTGTTCGCCAGCGGCGGCATGCCGAGCTTCGATATGAATCAGCTCGGTGCCATGAGTCAGATGGCGACGTTCAAGACGCGCGTCCAGAGCGGCGGACGCATCAGCATCCCCGACGCCGAGCGTGAAGCGCTCGGAATCGAAGAAGGCGATATCGTTCAGACCGTCGTCCTCCCGGTCAAATCCAACAAAGAGTAA